One Mesorhizobium loti genomic window carries:
- a CDS encoding lipid-A-disaccharide synthase, producing the protein MADKALKIAIVAGEESGDLLGADIVRSLRQATGRQVQLVGLGGRHLGELGLVSPFDAGEIALMGFSAVLRDLPRLFRRIGQLAKTIAEEKPDCLVTIDSPDFSLRVARKVRAANPSIPIIHYVCPSVWAWRPGRAVAMKPYVDHILCILPFEVKELERLGGPPGTYVGHRLTHDAGVLAAQKVQALPRDLAQDRIKTLLVLPGSRRGEVRRLVDTFGETVSMLRGRGHRLRLLLPTVPHVADLVKASVNRWDEKPEIIVDPQRKWQAFGKADAALIASGTVSLELALAGVPMVSSYRLDPIARAVAPYFVSVWSALLPNLIADRALIPEFYNEYVKANNLARQLEALFADSGMRAWQKDGFAEIARRMATDKPSGEIAASVVLRHIKKAP; encoded by the coding sequence ATGGCTGACAAGGCGCTGAAGATCGCGATCGTTGCGGGTGAAGAATCGGGCGATCTGCTTGGCGCCGATATTGTGCGTTCGCTTCGCCAGGCAACAGGCCGCCAGGTGCAACTCGTCGGCCTCGGCGGCCGCCATCTCGGGGAATTGGGCCTGGTGTCGCCCTTCGACGCCGGCGAGATCGCGCTGATGGGTTTCAGTGCCGTCCTGCGCGATCTGCCGCGCCTTTTCAGGCGGATCGGCCAACTGGCCAAAACCATCGCTGAGGAAAAGCCGGATTGCCTGGTCACCATCGACAGCCCCGACTTTTCCTTGCGCGTCGCCAGGAAGGTGCGCGCGGCCAATCCGTCGATACCGATCATCCACTACGTCTGTCCGAGCGTCTGGGCCTGGCGGCCGGGCAGGGCGGTGGCGATGAAGCCTTATGTCGACCATATCCTCTGCATCCTGCCGTTCGAGGTGAAGGAACTCGAGCGGCTGGGCGGCCCGCCCGGAACCTATGTCGGGCATCGCCTCACGCATGATGCGGGTGTGCTCGCCGCCCAGAAGGTGCAGGCCTTGCCGCGCGATCTTGCCCAGGACCGCATCAAGACATTGCTGGTCCTGCCCGGCTCGCGGCGCGGCGAGGTGCGGCGGCTGGTCGACACGTTCGGTGAGACCGTATCGATGCTGCGCGGACGCGGACATCGTCTGCGGCTGCTGCTGCCGACGGTTCCGCATGTCGCCGACCTCGTCAAAGCCTCGGTCAATCGTTGGGATGAAAAACCTGAAATCATCGTGGATCCGCAACGCAAATGGCAGGCTTTCGGCAAGGCCGATGCCGCGCTGATCGCATCGGGAACCGTATCGCTGGAACTGGCTTTGGCCGGTGTGCCGATGGTCTCGTCCTACCGGCTCGATCCCATCGCCCGTGCCGTGGCACCCTATTTCGTTTCCGTCTGGTCGGCGCTGCTGCCCAATTTGATCGCGGATCGTGCGCTCATTCCGGAGTTCTACAACGAGTACGTCAAGGCGAACAATCTGGCTCGCCAACTGGAGGCATTGTTCGCCGACAGCGGCATGCGCGCCTGGCAGAAGGACGGCTTTGCGGAGATCGCCAGGCGCATGGCGACGGACAAGCCGTCGGGCGAGATCGCGGCGAGCGTTGTGCTTCGTCATATAAAAAAGGCGCCCTGA
- a CDS encoding type II citrate synthase: MTEAAKKLDVGGANQEATATLQFAGKTHEFKVRSGSVGPDVIDIASLYSTTGAFTYDPGFTSTASCESEITFIDGDAGILLHRGYPIDQLAEHGDFLEVCYLLLYGELPTKAQKDDFDYRVTRHTMVHEQMSRFFTGFRRDAHPMAVMCGVVGALSAFYHDSTDISDPYQRMVASMRLIAKMPTIAAMAYKYHIGQPFIYPKNDLGFAANFLHMCFAVPCEEYKINPVLARAMERIFILHADHEQNASTSTVRLAGSSGANPFACIAAGIACLWGPAHGGANEAALNMLGEIGHVDHIPEFIARAKDKNDPFRLMGFGHRVYKNYDPRAKIMQKTAHEVLGELGIKDDPLLDIAMELEKIALTDPYFIEKKLYPNVDFYSGITLKALGFPTTMFTVLFAVARTVGWIAQWKEMIEDPRQKIGRPRQLYTGAPERDYVPIAKR, translated from the coding sequence ATGACCGAAGCTGCGAAAAAACTGGATGTGGGCGGCGCGAACCAAGAGGCTACGGCAACGCTTCAATTCGCCGGCAAGACCCATGAATTCAAGGTGCGAAGCGGCTCTGTCGGACCCGACGTCATCGACATCGCCTCGCTCTACAGCACGACCGGCGCCTTCACCTACGACCCCGGCTTCACCTCGACGGCGAGCTGCGAGTCCGAGATAACCTTCATCGACGGCGATGCCGGTATTCTTCTCCACCGCGGCTATCCGATCGACCAGCTGGCCGAACACGGTGACTTCCTCGAAGTCTGCTATCTCCTGCTCTACGGCGAACTGCCGACCAAGGCGCAGAAGGACGATTTCGATTACCGCGTGACGCGCCACACAATGGTGCACGAGCAGATGTCGCGCTTCTTCACCGGCTTCCGCCGCGATGCGCATCCGATGGCGGTGATGTGCGGCGTGGTCGGCGCGCTCTCGGCCTTCTATCACGACTCCACTGACATCTCCGACCCGTACCAGCGCATGGTCGCTTCCATGCGGCTGATCGCCAAGATGCCGACGATCGCGGCCATGGCCTACAAGTACCACATCGGCCAACCCTTCATTTACCCGAAGAACGATCTCGGTTTCGCGGCAAACTTCCTGCACATGTGCTTTGCCGTGCCGTGCGAGGAGTACAAGATCAACCCGGTTCTGGCCCGCGCAATGGAGCGCATCTTCATCCTGCACGCCGATCACGAGCAGAATGCCTCGACCTCGACGGTTCGCCTCGCCGGCTCGTCGGGCGCCAACCCGTTCGCCTGCATCGCCGCCGGCATCGCTTGCCTGTGGGGCCCGGCGCATGGCGGCGCCAATGAAGCCGCGCTCAACATGCTGGGCGAGATCGGCCATGTCGATCACATCCCGGAGTTCATTGCCCGCGCCAAGGACAAGAACGACCCGTTCCGGCTGATGGGCTTTGGCCACCGCGTCTACAAGAACTACGATCCACGTGCGAAAATCATGCAGAAGACGGCGCACGAAGTGCTGGGCGAGCTCGGCATCAAGGACGATCCGCTGCTCGATATCGCCATGGAGCTGGAAAAGATCGCGCTGACCGATCCCTATTTCATCGAGAAGAAGCTCTATCCGAATGTCGACTTCTATTCCGGCATCACGCTGAAGGCGCTGGGCTTCCCCACCACCATGTTCACCGTGCTGTTCGCGGTCGCCCGCACCGTCGGCTGGATCGCGCAGTGGAAAGAGATGATTGAGGATCCGCGCCAGAAGATCGGCCGCCCGCGCCAGCTCTACACCGGTGCGCCGGAGCGTGACTACGTGCCGATCGCCAAGCGCTGA
- a CDS encoding glutamyl-tRNA synthetase, whose product MSDKVVTRFAPSPTGYLHIGGARTALFNWLYAKHTGGTMVLRIEDTDRERFNEAATQAILDGLTWLGLFWDGEAISQFERAPRHREVAEELVRLGKAYYSYETPAELEAMREAARAKGLPPRYNGQWRDRDPSEAPTGVKGAIRIKAPTEGETVVHDRVQGEVRFPNKDLDDFIILRSDGNPTYMHAVVVDDHDMGVTHIIRGDDHLTNAARQTVIYNAMGWDVPSMSHIPLIHGADGAKLSKRHGALGVEAYRAMGYLPEALLNYLARLGWSHGDDEIMSIKDMISWFDIGDVNKGAARFDFAKLEAINGAHMRRMADAELFDIFIATLPYLDGGPAMAARLNDKNKAQLLAALPGLKERAKTLVELVDGAAFLFATRPLALDEKAALLLNDDARKILRGAHEALNVLSSDWTAAAAEAAIRDYALAGGHKLGAVAQPLRAALTGKSTSPGVFDVLAVLGREESLARIADQID is encoded by the coding sequence ATGTCCGACAAGGTCGTCACCCGTTTTGCCCCCTCGCCCACCGGCTATCTGCATATCGGTGGGGCGCGCACGGCGCTGTTCAACTGGCTGTACGCCAAGCACACCGGCGGCACGATGGTGCTGCGCATCGAGGATACCGACCGCGAACGCTTTAACGAGGCGGCTACCCAGGCCATTCTGGATGGGCTGACCTGGCTTGGGCTTTTCTGGGACGGCGAGGCCATATCGCAGTTCGAGCGTGCGCCGCGCCATCGCGAGGTGGCTGAGGAACTCGTGCGTCTGGGTAAGGCCTATTACAGCTACGAGACACCGGCCGAGCTGGAGGCCATGCGCGAGGCAGCACGCGCCAAGGGCCTACCGCCGCGCTACAACGGCCAGTGGCGCGATCGCGACCCCTCCGAGGCGCCTACAGGCGTCAAGGGCGCCATCCGCATCAAGGCGCCAACCGAGGGCGAGACGGTCGTGCACGACCGCGTCCAGGGCGAGGTGCGCTTCCCCAACAAGGATCTCGACGACTTCATCATCCTGCGCTCGGACGGCAACCCGACCTACATGCATGCCGTCGTCGTCGACGATCACGACATGGGTGTCACGCATATCATCCGCGGTGATGACCACCTGACCAATGCCGCCCGCCAGACCGTGATCTACAACGCCATGGGCTGGGACGTGCCGTCGATGTCGCACATCCCGCTGATCCATGGCGCCGACGGCGCCAAGCTGTCGAAGCGCCACGGGGCACTCGGCGTCGAGGCCTATCGTGCCATGGGCTACCTGCCGGAGGCGCTGCTCAACTATCTCGCGCGCCTGGGCTGGAGCCATGGCGACGACGAGATCATGTCGATCAAGGACATGATCTCCTGGTTCGACATCGGCGACGTCAACAAGGGCGCGGCCCGCTTCGACTTCGCCAAACTGGAAGCGATCAACGGCGCGCATATGCGCCGCATGGCCGACGCGGAGCTGTTCGATATCTTCATCGCCACTCTGCCCTATCTCGACGGTGGCCCGGCGATGGCCGCACGTCTCAACGACAAGAACAAGGCGCAGTTGCTGGCAGCCCTTCCAGGCCTGAAGGAGCGCGCCAAGACGCTGGTCGAGCTCGTCGATGGCGCGGCCTTTCTGTTTGCCACGCGCCCGCTGGCGCTCGACGAGAAAGCAGCGCTTCTGCTCAATGACGATGCCCGCAAGATCCTGCGTGGCGCTCACGAAGCTTTGAACGTGCTTTCCAGCGACTGGACGGCTGCCGCGGCGGAAGCCGCGATCCGCGACTATGCGCTGGCCGGTGGCCACAAGCTTGGCGCCGTGGCCCAACCGCTACGGGCCGCGCTGACCGGCAAAAGCACATCGCCGGGCGTGTTCGACGTGCTTGCTGTGCTTGGGCGCGAGGAGAGCCTGGCGCGCATAGCGGATCAAATCGATTAG